One stretch of Balneola sp. MJW-20 DNA includes these proteins:
- a CDS encoding DUF6588 family protein has translation MINPLKTTLKVGLIALTGLFSMNTAYAQFEDIGAFLRAGREDATILTREYLKPFPTGFGAGLNAGFTETAQPKKLFGFSLQIRSSVALVPDADQSFDISALNLQKIVVAPGENSFSPTISGKDVSGPELIIYDDPNSPTRTELGRFTMPEGAGVALVPAPTIQASVGLIKNTDFTLRYAPKTTVGDFGEFSIIGAAIKHDIKQWIPGAKLLPVDLSVLVGFNRISVDGNLDVQPSNPNAGDDFSGQTVETSTNTFVANAYVGKTLPFISVYGGVGYQKATFDLDIKGNYPVEALGGYTTINDPVSFSVESDASVHALAGFRIKLAFFAIYAEATFTDYVTANAGIGFTFR, from the coding sequence ATGATAAATCCATTAAAAACCACACTTAAAGTGGGCCTTATTGCTCTGACCGGACTTTTTTCCATGAATACAGCATATGCCCAGTTTGAAGATATCGGTGCTTTCTTAAGAGCCGGTAGAGAAGATGCTACCATTCTTACCCGAGAATACTTAAAGCCATTTCCAACCGGCTTTGGAGCGGGTCTAAATGCGGGTTTTACTGAAACTGCACAGCCAAAAAAATTATTCGGATTCAGTTTACAGATCCGATCTTCTGTTGCACTCGTACCGGATGCTGACCAAAGCTTTGATATCTCTGCCCTGAATCTTCAGAAGATCGTTGTAGCTCCGGGTGAAAATTCATTCTCCCCTACTATCTCAGGGAAAGATGTCAGCGGACCGGAACTCATAATTTATGATGACCCGAATAGTCCTACCCGTACAGAATTAGGAAGGTTTACAATGCCGGAAGGTGCCGGTGTTGCTCTGGTCCCTGCACCTACCATTCAGGCAAGTGTAGGATTGATCAAGAATACTGATTTCACTCTCCGTTATGCTCCTAAGACCACCGTTGGTGACTTTGGGGAATTTTCCATTATCGGTGCCGCCATTAAACATGATATTAAACAATGGATTCCGGGTGCTAAACTGTTGCCTGTCGACCTATCCGTCTTAGTCGGATTCAACAGGATTTCAGTTGATGGTAATCTCGATGTACAACCGTCGAATCCGAATGCGGGAGACGATTTTTCAGGTCAGACAGTTGAAACCTCCACTAATACCTTTGTTGCCAATGCTTATGTTGGTAAAACATTACCTTTTATTAGTGTATACGGTGGTGTAGGATATCAGAAAGCGACATTTGACCTCGATATTAAAGGGAATTATCCTGTGGAAGCATTGGGCGGATATACGACAATTAATGATCCGGTTTCATTTAGCGTAGAGAGTGATGCATCCGTTCACGCTTTGGCAGGATTCAGAATAAAGCTGGCTTTCTTTGCAATATATGCAGAAGCGACCTTTACCGATTATGTGACTGCAAATGCCGGTATCGGGTTTACATTCCGCTGA
- a CDS encoding ABC transporter ATP-binding protein has protein sequence MDKKKVIEISELTKIYQMGETLVHALAGVSFDVRENEYIAIMGPSGSGKSTLMNMIGCLDTPTAGDYILNGNNVSTMDDAELAEIRNREIGFVFQTFNLLPRTSCMANVELPLIYAGMKSSERKERAVEVLTKVGLGDRVDHKPNELSGGQRQRVAIARALVNNPSILLADEPTGNLDTKTGEEIMELFEELYRQGNTIILVTHENEIAEHARRIVRLRDGLIESDEKVENPVLAREAVS, from the coding sequence ATGGATAAGAAAAAAGTAATTGAGATATCAGAACTGACTAAGATCTATCAGATGGGGGAAACACTGGTTCATGCATTGGCAGGCGTTTCTTTCGATGTCAGAGAAAATGAATATATAGCGATCATGGGGCCGTCGGGATCGGGTAAATCTACTTTGATGAACATGATCGGTTGTCTTGATACTCCAACAGCAGGGGATTATATCCTGAATGGTAACAATGTCAGTACTATGGATGATGCTGAGCTTGCTGAGATCCGTAACCGGGAGATCGGGTTTGTATTCCAGACCTTTAATTTACTTCCCAGAACTTCCTGCATGGCGAATGTAGAATTACCGTTGATCTATGCGGGAATGAAATCAAGTGAAAGAAAAGAAAGAGCGGTCGAAGTACTTACTAAGGTAGGTCTGGGTGACAGAGTTGATCATAAACCAAATGAACTTTCCGGGGGTCAGCGCCAGCGTGTAGCCATAGCAAGAGCACTGGTCAATAACCCTTCGATTCTTCTTGCTGATGAACCTACCGGAAACCTCGACACGAAGACCGGGGAAGAGATAATGGAGCTTTTTGAAGAACTATATCGTCAGGGAAACACGATCATTCTGGTAACACACGAAAATGAGATCGCTGAGCATGCACGAAGGATCGTAAGATTACGTGACGGCTTGATCGAGTCGGATGAGAAAGTTGAAAACCCGGTACTGGCACGAGAAGCAGTAAGTTGA
- a CDS encoding efflux RND transporter periplasmic adaptor subunit, with protein MGKNKPSNKKIFWWVGGIFVLLIGGGLILRVTGVIGQNTGEIEVETATAKLKTITQLVSSSGRIQPEVEVIIRPDVSGEIIELSVKEGDFVKKGDLLVRIKPDIFQARIDELNAALLTQKARLEQTRASLIQAESAFRKNKELYDKDLISELEFTQIKSEYESQKASLKASEYQVESAQAQLRRAKEELDQTVIRAPQDGTVTGLDVEAGERVLGNTQMAGTEMMRISLLDKMEVLVEVNENDIVNVNLADTARIEVDAYPERRFNGIVTEIANSARTTGAGTNEQITNYQVKVRIVTPHNLAMSGTELRRTETSENVSESFAPNFKPGMSATVDVETETAVNVTSVPIQAVTIRDFSKDKASKEEGESASESADVLVVKEDIRKVVFVVENGKAVRKEVETGISDNSHIQILSGIDTGDEVVIGSYRTLSKTLNDGDAVKVSDQQIIALAH; from the coding sequence ATGGGAAAGAATAAACCCTCTAACAAAAAGATCTTCTGGTGGGTAGGCGGAATATTTGTCCTGCTTATCGGAGGCGGGCTTATACTGAGAGTAACCGGAGTGATCGGGCAAAATACCGGCGAGATTGAGGTTGAAACCGCAACTGCGAAGCTGAAAACCATAACACAATTAGTTTCTTCATCCGGTCGTATTCAACCTGAAGTTGAGGTGATCATCCGTCCGGATGTGTCCGGAGAGATCATCGAGCTTTCTGTTAAAGAAGGAGATTTTGTTAAGAAAGGCGATCTTCTGGTCCGCATAAAGCCTGATATCTTTCAGGCAAGGATAGATGAGCTTAATGCAGCTCTACTTACTCAGAAAGCAAGACTGGAGCAAACAAGAGCAAGTCTGATCCAGGCTGAATCCGCTTTTAGAAAGAACAAGGAACTATACGATAAAGACCTTATCTCAGAACTGGAGTTTACGCAGATCAAATCAGAGTATGAGTCTCAGAAAGCCAGTTTAAAAGCCTCTGAGTATCAGGTCGAAAGTGCCCAGGCTCAGCTCCGAAGAGCTAAAGAGGAACTGGATCAAACCGTTATCCGTGCCCCTCAGGATGGTACGGTAACCGGCCTCGATGTTGAAGCAGGGGAAAGAGTACTCGGAAACACGCAGATGGCCGGTACCGAAATGATGCGTATTTCTTTGCTGGACAAAATGGAAGTTCTGGTAGAAGTAAATGAGAATGACATTGTTAACGTAAACCTTGCTGATACTGCACGAATAGAAGTGGATGCCTATCCTGAAAGAAGGTTCAACGGCATTGTTACCGAGATCGCAAATTCAGCCCGAACAACAGGCGCGGGAACGAACGAACAGATCACAAACTATCAGGTCAAAGTCAGGATCGTAACTCCTCATAACCTGGCAATGAGCGGCACTGAACTCAGACGTACTGAAACTTCCGAAAATGTATCAGAATCATTCGCTCCAAATTTCAAACCAGGCATGTCTGCAACTGTTGATGTAGAAACAGAAACAGCCGTAAATGTAACATCGGTGCCCATTCAGGCAGTGACCATCCGGGACTTCTCAAAAGATAAAGCATCTAAAGAAGAAGGAGAATCGGCCAGCGAGTCAGCTGATGTATTAGTTGTTAAAGAAGACATCAGGAAAGTAGTTTTCGTTGTTGAGAACGGGAAAGCGGTGAGAAAGGAAGTTGAGACCGGGATCAGCGACAACAGTCATATTCAGATTTTGTCCGGAATCGATACCGGAGATGAAGTGGTGATCGGATCATACAGAACTCTATCAAAAACATTAAATGACGGCGATGCTGTGAAAGTTTCTGATCAGCAGATAATTGCATTAGCACACTAA